One genomic window of Gossypium hirsutum isolate 1008001.06 chromosome D11, Gossypium_hirsutum_v2.1, whole genome shotgun sequence includes the following:
- the LOC107913303 gene encoding ruvB-like 2 gives MAELKLSESRDLTRIERIGAHSHIRGLGLDSSLEPRDVSEGMVGQAEARKAAGVILQMIKDGKIAGRAILLAGQPGTGKTAIAMGMAKSLGLETPFSMLSGSEIFSLEMSKTEALMQAFRKSIGVRIKEETEIIEGEVVEIQIDRPAVSGAASKTGKLTLKTTDMETVYDLGAKMIEALGKEKVQSGDVIAIDKASGKITKLGRSFSRSRDYDAMGPQTKFVQCPDGELQKRKEVVHCVTLHEIDVINSRTQGFLALFTGDTGEIRAEVREQIDTKVAEWREEGKAEIVPGVLFIDEVHMLDIECFSFLNRALENEMAPILVVATNRGITSIRGTNYKSPHGIPIDLLDRLLIITTQPYSEDEIRKILDIRCQEEDVEMSEDAKQLLTKIGHETSLRYAIHLITASALNCQKRKGMVVEVQDITRVYSLFLDVRRSTQYLMEYQKEYMFNEASIIDGGDADSMHD, from the exons ATGGCGGAGCTGAAACTCTCGGAGAGCCGAGACCTGACCCGAATCGAACGCATTGGGGCTCATTCCCACATACGGGGCCTAGGCCTCGACTCCTCTCTGGAGCCCCGTGACGTCTCGGAAGGGATGGTGGGCCAAGCAGAAGCTCGTAAAGCCGCCGGTGTCATCCTCCAAATGATCAAAGACGGTAAAATTGCTGGCCGTGCTATCTTATTAGCGGGCCAACCCGGAACCGGAAAAACCGCCATCGCCATGGGCATGGCGAAATCCCTTGGCCTTGAAACCCCTTTCTCTATGCTCTCTGGCAGCGAAATCTTCTCCCTTGAGATGTCGAAAACCGAAGCTTTAATGCAAGCGTTTCGAAAGTCCATCGGGGTAAGAATCAAGGAAGAAACTGAAATAATCGAAGGCGAAGTCGTTGAAATCCAGATTGACCGGCCGGCAGTTTCTGGGGCGGCTTCAAAAACTGGAAAATTAACGCTTAAAACGACGGACATGGAGACCGTTTACGATTTAGGGGCGAAGATGATCGAGGCATTAGGGAAAGAGAAAGTGCAGAGTGGAGATGTGATAGCTATTGATAAAGCTTCAGGGAAAATAACGAAGCTTGGAAGGTCATTTTCAAGGTCGAGGGATTACGATGCTATGGGTCCGCAAACAAAGTTCGTGCAATGTCCAGACGGAGAGctgcagaaaagaaaagaagtcgTCCATTGTGTTACGCTTCATGAGATCGATGTCATTAACAGCAG AACACAGGGatttcttgctcttttcactGGGGATACTGGTGAAATCCGTGCTGAGGTGAGAGAACAAATTGACACGAAGGTGGCAGAGTGGAGGGAGGAAGGGAAGGCTGAAATCGTGCCTGGTGTTCTCTTTATCGATGAGGTGCACATGCTTGACATCGAGTGCTTTTCTTTCCTGAACCGTGCTCTTGAGAATGAGATGGCCCCGATATTAGTAGTTGCTACAAACAGAGGCATAACTTCAATCCGTGGCACAAATTACAAATCCCCTCATGGAATTCCAATTGATCTTCTTGATAGACTACTAATCATCACTACTCAACCTTATTCCGAGGATGAAATTCGTAAGATTCTAGACATCAGGTGCCAAGAGGAAGATGTAGAGATGTCTGAAGATGCAAAACAACTGTTGACCAAAATTGGGCACGAGACCTCCTTGAGATATGCTATCCATCTGATCACAGCTTCTGCATTGAATTGCCAGAAGCGGAAGGGGATGGTTGTGGAAGTGCAGGACATCACTCGTGTTTACAGTCTATTTCTGGATGTAAGGAGATCAACGCAGTACTTGATGGAGTACCAAAAAGAATACATGTTCAATGAAGCATCAATCATTGATGGTGGGGATGCCGATTCCATGCACGATTGA